The region TGTAGTGGTTACTCAAGGTCCAGCAGGTTTCGAACCCATCACCATGATGTCAAATGTCCAAATGTATGTTGCCTGTTACATTTAATTCTTCCACACAACATGTTATTCAATTGCGATTCATTAGGACAGAGCTCTGCTGAGTCAGAGACCTCCTAGTCCTCAACCAGGTCCGACTCCACCTGGCCTGCTGATATCATGCTCCTGCTTGATGCAACATCTCTGAACACCACAGATGACGTGTCTTTTTCTCCTCATAGATCCATGTTGTCTTCGTTTTCAAACAAGTGAAAGCGTTCCCTTCCCTGTCCCGGACCCCACGACCCACATTCCCTGAGAGGTACCAGTCTTTCAGTGGACCGTGTCTCCTCATggaatatatatgtgtgtagtCGCTGACAGGTGGACAACTCGCACAGCGCCGCACTAAAAGTGTTGAattgtgtgtctgtatttgCAGTGGTCAGAAAATCATGGCAGCCAGAAGCTATGGCTATTACCGCGCGGCCATCTTCCTCTGCATGTTCACAGGCTACGCGCTCTACTTCTTCAACAGGAAGACCTTTTCCTTCGTCATGCCCTCGGTGATGGAGGAAATCGAACTGGACAAAGACGACTTGGGTGAGCTGATAGTATTGATGCCTTTTAGTTGGGGGAAAGCAGCGGCTTTAGCAACTGTCTGCAGTAGaagctctgttttctctcttgttTCTGCTAAATCGTAATTCTGTCCACCAATCAAcaacattgttttatttcagggCTCTGAAATAAGTGGAGGATCTCGCATCACAACAGCTCAGACAATATTTGTTCAAATATAGTTCGCATTATTTTCAACATTGTGGCTATTTGCTATTATTGACAACAGCAATAGTTTCATAAGAACTATCTAGTTTATCCAAACCATAAATGTTAGCATGGAGGCGGATGTAAGCTAGAACAGCGGTTATCCTGCAGACCCCACTGCTGTGCTGGGAACCGAGAAAAGTCCCTTTTGGTCCCTGTTGGCAGGTCTGATCACCAGCAGCCAGACCATGGCCTATGCCATCAGCAAGTTCATCAGCGGGGTGCTCTCGGACCGCATCAGCGCCCGCTGGCTGTTCTCCATAGGTCTGCTGCTGGTGGGTGGAATCAACATCGCCTTCTCCCAGGCCTCCACTGTAGCCATGTTCTCCCTGCTCTGGTTCATCAACGGCCTGGGACAAGGTTGTGGTTGGCCCCCATGTGGGAAGGTCCTTCGCAAGGTAAAATCTCTGATAATATAGagattattgaaaagaattgacaatTTGTGGATGTCCCATTATTTTGATTcgagatgaaaataaaacacatttcaattAGACATTTTCAAAGATCTGCTGTCAAAATGAAATTGTTTCTTTGGAGCTTTATTGTAAAGTGAAGCTGTGGGCTTCAGCTAGCTTTGTCAGCTATATTATGGCACCATGGTGACGGTAATGATCAGAGTTTAGAACTGCCTGAGATCAGAGGCCTTTACTCGCTTGCTTCTCTTTTACTTTCACTCTTCTTTAAGTTCTGCCTGGTTGGTAGTTGAAGAGTTTCTGGGACTTGCTTCACAAGTTTCTGTCCTCTGATCCGACCAGCGGCACCGCTGAGACATGAGACGCCTCTTTAAACTTAGCTGCCGTTAAAGGTGCTCCATAAATAGGCTCTGGCATGTGGTGGAGAAACAGATCAGATTGCTAGAGACCATAATAATAGCAGATCCTCAGATGTTGTCCAGTGAAAAGGAATTTGACTAGTTTGGTAAAaccattttttccttttcctttcacCCTTTTGCTGACATGGGCAGGTGTTTCTGACACTTTCCTCAGAAATTCTGCACTATAGAGTATAAATCCTGGGGGTACGTGGTGTCATTTGTCCATCCTGGTGCTCGTGCACCCTGATTGACGACGAATGTGCTCGTGTCTGCACATCTGGGTCTCATGTTCGCTGGGAAAATGGCCCCATCTCAGTCAATATGGCGGAATTCACCTGTATATCCACACTGTCTGTGTAATCCCTCTTTAAAGTCAGGAAATTCTGTTTGGAAAATTCAGTGTATTTTTATGGGAAACCATCATTTACAATCATCAAACGGCACCAGCGTAGGTGCACGATTGTTCAGGCTCATGAAGACGTGTTAAAGAAGCAAAATATcccaaaacaaatgtttttgcCTGCTCACTTTTGAGTCATTTTTGACTTCTAGAGTTATAGTAAGAAAAGATGCCTAGATGTGTCttgcttctttctctttctctcttttcagtGGTTTGAGCCATCCCAGTTTGGGACATGGTGGTCCCTGCTGTCCTGTAGCATGAATCTGGCTGGGAGTCTGGGTCCGATATGTGTCACAGTGCTCTTGCAGTATTATGACTGGAGGACCATCCTGACCATGTCGGGGACTCTGTGTGCTGCCTTCGCATTTGTGTGTCTGGTTTTTGTGAGGAACGATCCAAAGGATGTAGGTCTGCCCAGCATTGAGCTATCAGCCAAGAAAGATGCTAGGGCTGGTAAGTTGAGTTTGGCTCCGACCAAAATGGTTTTGAACAAATGTTGTATTGAGCTGACAAATGTGTGTGATAGTTCTGTTGTCTGTCAGCGAGCAGCGACTTAAGAATTTACCGCTAGTCCCGATACGTTTGTGACAGCCTACCAATCATCCGCAAAGAATCGGCAGCACAAGTAAGAGCAGAGAATGCTGCGCAATTCAGGACCAGACGTTAAATTCTAGCTGGAAAAAGTTCAAATTTATCTTTACTTGTTATAAGCCACAAATTTTGATCCAGTGTAATAACTCAAAGCACAAATGTAGCTTCAAAAAACTGATTAATTTGTCCTAGTCACTGTTCATTTGTCCTCTACTTCACGCATTTACAAACCAGAAGGTTTTAGTTCAAACTGTCAACAATTTGAGTTGAGTCTTTAAGGGAGAATGTACTTGAAATGCTCTTTATTTCAGCAATAGTGATACAACATAACCAAAGAACAGTTAAAGATTTTAAATCTTCCAAAGCATTTTGCAgtcacctgtcaatcatctgGTTCGTCCACTGGATCAGGCTTTCCTACAGTCCTCCCCCATGTGCATTTAGGACCCTTGGCTGATTGACCCTGGTTGATCCTGATTGACCCTGGTTGATCCTGGTTGACCCTGGTTGATCCTGATTGACCCTGGTTGACCCTGGTTGATCCTGATTGATCCTGGTTAACCCTGGTTGATCCTGATTGATCCTGATTGACCCTGGTTGATCCTGATTGACCCTTGTTGATCCTGATTGGTCCTGCTTGACCCTGATTGATCCTGGTTGACCCTGGTTGCCCCTGGTTGATCCTGATTGACCCTGGTTGATCCTGATTGATCCTGTTTGATCCTGGTTTACCCTGATTGATCCTGATTGACCCTGATTGGTCCTGTTTGATCCTGGTTTACCCTGATTGATCCTGATTGACCCTGATTGATCCTGATTGACCCTGGTTGATCCTGGTTGACCCTAGTTGATCCTAATTTATCCTGATTGATCCTGTTTGATCCTGGTTTACCCTGATTGATCCTGATTGACCCTGATTGACCCTGGTTGATGGTTGACCCTGGTTGATCCTGATTGATCCTGTTTGATCCTGATTGACCCTGATTGATCCTGATTGACCCTGGTTGATCCTGGTTGACCCTAGTTGATCCTAATTTATCCTGGTTGACCCTGGTTGATCCTGATTGACCCTGGTTTATCCTGATTGATCCTGGTTGATCCTCAGACCAGCTTTGACCACTGCAGGTCAGGAGCACATCAAGTTTAAATTCACACTATTACTAAACCAACATTTCCTAATGATCGGTGTTGTTTATAACAGGTTTCCTTTGACAGGACCAACTTCACTCTCCTCCACTCTACTCTGTTCAGTTAGCAACGCCGCAGTTAGCATTGCAGATATCATAGCGATGTGCCTCGAAACAACATGAAAATGTCCTGATGTCATTGCAACACAAAATACACGTTCATCCGTGAACAAAGGGGTGTTGGTTTGACCTCCAGAAATGACCTTGGTCGAGCTTTTTGGGCCATGGTGGACACACATGGCCATGTTGGTAGCAACAATTGTATGCAAAGGGTAACTGTGGATTTCCTCTGCTCATTTCAACTTGTCACCCATCGATGCCTCACTGGCGATCTCCAAACAATCAGCGGGTCACACCACAGGTTGTCCAACTATTTAGTTTTTGGGAACCAGGTATTTTAGTTACGACAAATTGATGCAGAAATATTGGAATTCAAATACTTCTTACCTTTATAtctcacagctgatctttgttGTTCTTTGGTTTCGATCCCGTGGTCAGATACTCTCGTAGTTTCTTCCTAAAGTAGGCAAGAAAAACTCAAGAACTGAACCAATTCTGTATGAACGTACGTACGATGACGTGTGGTCAGAGTGATGCCACGTGTTTCATCCGAGCCTTTTTTCAAAGTAACGTcattacctaaccctaaccctaatagaAAGCTCAACATTAGTTTTGATGTCTAGCAAGCCAGTGTAATTAAAGTGCGTGGACAATCTTGCTGTTTGTGCTTCCACACCCCAGGTCACGGCGAGTGCACCCTGACGGACTTTATCCTATCACCATTCCTGTGGGTGCTGTCTCTGACCTACTTGGTGGTATTTGGGGTGAAGACAGCTGCCACTGACTGGGGACAGCTGTTTCTCATGCAGGAGAAGGGGCAGACGGCTCTCATGGGTATGCTTATAAGAATTGGTCACAGCTGAGACTTTCACGGAGCACACATGGAAACCTCAGCTGCCTTGTTCACAGGTAGCACGTACATGAGTGCTTTGGAAGTTGGAGGTTTTGTGGGCAGCCTGGCTTCAGGGTTCCTCACAGACAGAGCTGTAGCTCGCGTGAGTGGATGGCAGGGTGCAATCAGGatctctgcttctctttcagTTTTACAAATATCATCTGTTTGACACTTTCCAGCAAGGCTTGGGTAGCCATGGCAACCCTCGCCACAGCCTGCTTATTATCATGATGGCTGGTATGTACTTGTCCATGTACCTCTTTCGAGTCACCATCACACCGGATGTTCCAAAGGTAATATACAGTATAGTTACACTTGATGTTGTGTGAGTATATCATCACATTATTGTGGTAAAATGTAATTTGCCAGCATTGTAAAGGGAACaaaggctgtttttcttttaacaaagGAGACCCCTCTGTgggtccagctcatccatccCATCTCAATCCTCCTTGGTGTGTCAGAAAAAGAGGTATAATCAAGTAAATCTTTGAAAAAACCCTGTTGGCTCTGATTCAgtaaaaaccttttaaaagaagaaacatCTCCCGTCCAGATCTGGATCCTCTTGCTCGGCGCCATGTTTGGGTTTTCTTCTTATGGTCCAATTTCATTGTTTGGGGTGATAGCCAGTGAAAGCGCACCTTCAAATTTCTGTGGGACTTCTCATGCAGTCGTGGCACTGATGGCAAACGGTAAGTTACACCAGCCCAACCCTCAAGGAAGCTCTGCACTTTGACCATTTCCCCTTTCTTCCTGCAGTCGGAGCTTTTATGGCAGGACTCCCCTTCAGCACGATTGCTAAACAATACAGCTGGGACGCGGCCTTCTGGATTGCTGAACTCATAATGGTTTTCACCACAAtcggcttcttttttttgcgcAACATGCACACCAGAATGGGAAGAATCTCCAAGAAAAATGACTAAAGCATTCTTTTGACTTCGGGCTAAATTGATTGGGATTGTTAGCAGGTCTCTGAACACCAGAGCACGGATGACCACGCAGAGCCTTTCTTTAAATTATGGCTGTAAAGTTTAACAAAACTTGAGTACAAAGTAACAATAAGGATACCTTTATACTATAGAAGAACCACACATTTAATGCATGCATCCACCCTGGGGTCATGGGGGTGGAGCCTATCACAGCTGGCTTCAGGTGAGAAGTGGGATCCAAAAATTGTATCGAATTTGTTAAACCAAAGTGGAATGTTTACTACTAATTCCATATGTTGAAGTCATGTGATCAGCATGTACATCGGTCCAACAAAAGAATGCAACATTATTGCACGTTTGTTACTTTGAACTGTTCATAATGTGACACGAAAGCTGACTAAAAACATTTCTGGCGCAAATAAAGACTAAATAAAGAACTCCCCCCTCCCAGGTCTTCTAGTCACAGCATGACTGTTATTGACTGTTTGAAAACAAGTTACAAATGAACATAGCTCAGctctgccggggtccagaaacatgatcacctgatcaccagacTGCTGGaaccctactgggtcatggctagcgcctagaaacaattttgattgtaacagacgctgtatcAATTAAGATTGATTGAATTGAAAACAACTAAAAAGGGAGTGACAAACGTTCCTAAACAGTGAATTGACTTTGAACGAGGGAACAGCCCAAGAGAGTATTCATGGAGTTTTTGTGCAAAAACCATTAGGgtgtttcaggtgtttggaCAAACCACTCGGAGAAGAGGAGCTGTGGAAGATGTGGAGGTGACCTGAGGCAGCAGTGTGTTTGGGGCTGTGCTCTTGTGTGTTTCCCACCAGGGGGCCTGGTTGACCCATctcccctgcagctgcagctaatTAGTGTGATGAGgagcttctccagcaggagCGGTCCAGCTCTCATCGTTTCACCTTCGCCAGGGAAATCTCCAGTCTTCTAGACagtttttgtttcctttcctgAGGTCACCACGTTCTCTGACAAACACAGTGTTACACACATCGTTCACCACCGTACGCACGAGCAGCACGTGCACCTTTCTGCACTTCTGGAAATAGagtgtagatgttgtaaattaACCCTTTCTCAGTTTAAGCTGTCTCAGAAAAATCAGCTAGGAATGTGTCAAGAGTACAGACGAGAGATGGAAACGAGCAAGAGCTGTGCACGTTGATCATCTCCAACAGAGGACAAATCACAGCATGCAAGTGAACTAAAGGGATTTAGTGACCCACCAAGCAGGAGCGGCCAATAGTACAACTGAAGGAACCTCaaaaatgctgtgtgtgtgtgtgtgtgtgtactgtatgttGTGGTGGACTATTATCTGGTCCACACTCCAGAACAGAAGGGGGCAGTAATGAATAAGAAAAAGACTCCAAGGGTCAGCAGAGCAAAAACAATTAACAGTGATGGGTTGGATAGCCTgtctgtggagtctgagggccCTTTACTTCCACGGGGCAAAATTGGATACTGGGCTTTCCAGTTGCCAGGCAAGTAGCCGCGGCCTGCAAGGGGAAACAGAGGAGttataaatggggggggggggcagaggactGAGGACTGCAGAGCTGATGGACAAAGGTTGCATCTGTGGTGGGCAGAGTAACATCAGTGGTTGTGAAGTCAGGAAGGAAATTGAGCAAGTGAAAACAGTGCAGCTACGCAGAGGCAGAGACGAGGGTCCACGGCCAAAAGGGAAGGTGTGACAGCGGAAAAATGAGCCCCTTCCCTGGCAGCACCGGCAGCACTGGCAGCACCGGCAGCACTGGCAATGGAAAAGCTGAGTTTGTTCATGGCCTTTTTAATCAAGACAAAACACAGAAGATTAAAAAACTGAGGCCAGCTGAAACGTTCTGGGGTATAAAATGTGGATCCAATACCCCTCAGCTACCAGAACgcaagctaacagctaacactGTATGTGGGACGCTTGTCCTTTCATGACAGCTGAAAGGAAACAATAGTGGTTCTTACAAGAGTCTAGGGAGGCTACACGATAGGGGTCCACTGCATAGAGTAGTCTTAAAAGGAGATTAGGATTCAGGACTTCCTAACTTTGGTGGATCAAACCAATTTGAAGCAACGCGTCAACATCCACTGGTTACCTTCAGTAGCGCCGAGTTTTAACATGCTGCAGTTttcacattgttgttgtttctaACTTTTCACATGAATGATGAAGAAGTGAAACCAAGAGGCTGaaattttctcttgtttttgatCCTTTCAGGCAGAACCACATTCTGCCGTCTGACTGCTCGGAACCCTTGAATGTTGTTTGGGTTCCTTCAACCCGCTCATGAATGTTGTTTTGGAGGCTTTAtggacagcagggggccaaGGCCTCCATGTTGTCTCATTAGATGATGTAGCAGAAGAGCAAAGAAGCAGGTCTTGAATAAGAGAGCAGACACAGGTGAGTAAGAAGGAAAGAGCGGAGGGtgcgctcacacgtgcacacacacgtgcacacacatcaaaacaaacacacagagaaatcgCCAAGATTTGTAGCTGCAGTTGAGTTTTTGAAAGGGTGATGAAGCTTTATGGTTTAAAAGACTATATTTATTCTGAACCAGATTCAACAAGCAACCAAAAATGCTGAACTTTAACGGTGCAACACTGCAGCTGCCCAGTCATGTTTCGACCACGCCCACGTCAACACGCCAGTTTCGGACGTTGTCACCTCCAGAGGGTTGACAGGGTGATAAAAGACTGGACcttgctcccagcagcagccacaggtgaCCGCCCATAGCTCGCGCTCTTTTTCAGGACCTGTTTGTCCAGCTACACCTTGTAAGTCCATTGTTTGATTTCTTGATCTTTTTCTatatgtgtgaatgtttcttAAAGCGATAGTGATTCTTCAAAGAGTCGTCGTCGGAGTCGTACCTGCGCGTCTGATGACCTGCTCATCGTGATAGTTACATTCACTCCCAACACGCAGCCGTGGGAGCCAGTCGAGGTTGTTGTCTTCCTCGAAGGACCTCGGGATCAATGATTCATTTTAACTGGATGTGAGCAGCAGACCCA is a window of Takifugu flavidus isolate HTHZ2018 chromosome 14, ASM371156v2, whole genome shotgun sequence DNA encoding:
- the LOC130538224 gene encoding glucose-6-phosphate exchanger SLC37A4-like; the protein is MAARSYGYYRAAIFLCMFTGYALYFFNRKTFSFVMPSVMEEIELDKDDLGLITSSQTMAYAISKFISGVLSDRISARWLFSIGLLLVGGINIAFSQASTVAMFSLLWFINGLGQGCGWPPCGKVLRKWFEPSQFGTWWSLLSCSMNLAGSLGPICVTVLLQYYDWRTILTMSGTLCAAFAFVCLVFVRNDPKDVGLPSIELSAKKDARAGHGECTLTDFILSPFLWVLSLTYLVVFGVKTAATDWGQLFLMQEKGQTALMGSTYMSALEVGGFVGSLASGFLTDRAVARQGLGSHGNPRHSLLIIMMAGMYLSMYLFRVTITPDVPKETPLWVQLIHPISILLGVSEKEIWILLLGAMFGFSSYGPISLFGVIASESAPSNFCGTSHAVVALMANVGAFMAGLPFSTIAKQYSWDAAFWIAELIMVFTTIGFFFLRNMHTRMGRISKKND